AACCGCTGGGTAACTGCTCTGCTTACAGAATTTGGAAATGGTAGTAAAGATGTTTTGGAGGATATTGGTAGTGTGCATCGTGAGGTTCTTTGGCAGATTGCTTTACTTGAAGATGCAAAGCTTGAGGTTGAGGAGGATGGAACGGGCTCAGGTTCTGGTTCTGGTTCGGAGTTGCAACAGTCTGAACTGAATGCAAATGAGACTGAAGAGCAGCGATTTAATTCCCTTAGGCAGTTCCTTGATCCATTATTGAGGAGGAGGACATCAGGCTGGAGTATTGAATCTCAGTTTTTTGACCTCATAAACCTTTACCGTGATCTTGGAGGTGCTATTTGGGTTCCACAAAGATCGAGTGCAGATAGTCCTTCAAACCGCTTTGGATCCATTCATCATTCACATCATTCTGAAACTTCAGATGCTGCTGGGACTTCCAGTAAAAAGGAATATGACAAGCAGAGGTCCTATTATACTTCTTGCTGTGACATGGTGAGGTCACTCTCTTTTCATATTACGCGTCTGTTTCAGGAGTTGGGAAAGGCAATGTTACTTCCTTCTCGACGGCGAGATGATACTGTGAATGTTTCACCTTCTTCCAAAGTAGTAGCTGGAACTTTTGCTTCCATTTCTCTGGGTCATATGAATTTTGGTGGTCATGCAAGTCCTGGATCAGAGATATCTATATCAACAAAATGTCGCTACTTTGGCAAGGTTATTGATTTCATTGATGGCATTCTACTGGATAGACCAGATTCTTGTAATCCAATATTGTTAAATTGCTTATATGGACATGGAGTTGTTCAATCGGTTTTGACCACATTTGAAGCCACCAGTCAATTGCTCTTTGCAGTTAATAGGGCCCCTGCATCGCCCATGGAAACTGATGATGAGAATGTAAAACAGAATGATAAGGAAGATGCAGATCATTCCTGGATTTATGGTCCCTTAGCTAGCTATGGTAAACTTATGGATCATCTAGTGACATCGTCATTTATATTGTCTCCATTTACGAAGCACTTGCTTGCACAACCTTTGGCAAACGGAGCCTTACCTTTTCCTCGGGATGCTGAGACATTTGTTAAAGTGCTCCAGTCTATGGTTCTGAAGGCAGTGCTTCCTGTTTGGACTCACCCTCAGTTGACTGATTGCAGTAGTGATTTCATTAGTACATTTCTTTCTATAATAAGGCATGTTTATTCAGGAGTGGAAGTGAAAAATGTGAATAACACCCCCAGTGCTCGTATTACTGGCCCTCCCCCAAATGAAACAGCTATTTCAACAATTGTGGAAATGGGTTTTTCCAGGTCTAGGGCAGAAGAGGCTTTAAGGCAAGTTGGATCAAATAGTGTGGAATTGGCAATGGAGTGGTTATTTTCCCACCCTGAGGAAACTCAAGAAGATGATGAGCTTGCGCGTGCACTTGCCATGTCGCTGGGGAACTCAGAATCAGATACAAAGGAAGATGATGTAAATGCCAATGGTCAACAGCTTGAAGAAGAGATGGTCCAACTTCCTCCAGTTGATGAGCTGTTATCAACATGCGTAAAGCTTTTGCAAGTGAAAGAGCCTCTTGCTTTTCCAGTTCATGATCTTCTTGTGTTGATTTGCTCTCAAAGTGATGGCCAATATAGGTCTACTGTCATCTCGTTTATTCTTGACCAAGTGAAGGATCGAAACCTGACTTCTGATGGCAGAAATAGTACCATGTTGTCTGCTCTTTTCCATGTCCTTGCCTTGATTCTTCATGAAGATGCACTAGCCCGAGATATTGCTTTAAAGGATGGTCTGGTAAAAATTGTGTCTGATTTACTTGCGCAATGGAATAATGCTTTGGTGGACAAAGAGAATCATCAGGTTCCCAAATGGGTAACAACAGCTTTTCTTGCTATTGATCGCCTACTTCAGGTGGATCAGAAactgaattctgaaatttttgaGCGATTGAAAAGCGATGACATAAGCAGTAAGCAAACCTCAATCAGTATTGATGAGGACAAGCAAAACAGACTGCAGTCTGCATTGAGATCACCTACAGAGAAAATAGAGGCTGAAGAGCAGAAGAGACTCATTCGGATTGCTTGCCATTGTATCAAGAAGCAGCTTCCATCTGAGACAATGCATGCTGTTCTGCAGTTATGTTCCACTCTCACCAGAAGTCATTTCATTGCTGTTTGTTTTCTTGAAGCTGAGGGTGTAAGTTCACTGTTGAATTTGCCAACAAGTAGCCTTTTTCCTGGATTTGACAATATTGCTGCTACTATCATTCGACATGTCCTTGAAGATCCCCAAACTCTTCAGCAAGCAATGGAATCTGAGATAAAGCACAGCCTTGTGGCTGCTGCGAATAGGCATTCAAATGGAAGGGTCACTCCACGCaatttccttttaaatttaagttCTGTCATTTCCCGTGATCCAATGATCTTTATACAGGCTGCAAAATCTGTATGCCAAGTTGAGATGGTAGGTGACAGGCCTTACATTGTGTTGCTGAAGGATCGTGAGAAAGATAAAAGCAAAGAGAAAGACAAGGAGAAGGACAAAGCACTGGAAAAAGATAAATTGCACACAAATGATGGGAAGGCTACCTTGGGCAATACAAACACACTGGTCTCAGGAAATGTGCATGGAAAACTTCATGATTTGAATTCAAAGAGTGCTAAAGTACACCGAAAATCTCCTCAGAGCTTTATAACTGTGATTGAGCTTCTTTTGGATGTGGTCAGTAGCTTTGTGCCTCCCTCAAAAGATGATGCTGTGGTAGGTGCATCATCAACTGACATGGATGTTGATTTTGCTGCAATCAAGGGAAAAGGAAAAGCCATAGCCACTGTTCCTGAAGATAATGAAACCAGTAGTCAGGAAGCTTCTGCAGTGCTTGCAAAAATTGTATTTATCCTGAAGCTTTTGACAGAGATAGTGTTAATGTATTCTTCATCTGTTCATGTGCTACTTAGAAGAGATGCTGAAGTTAGTAGTTGCAGGGTTCCACATGTAAGGGGTTCTACTGGTTTGTGTACTGGAGGAATATTTCACCATATTCTTCACAAGTTTATTCCTTATTCTCGAATTCTGAAAAAAGAAAGGAAGTTAGATGGTGACTGGAGGCATAAACTGGCAACAAGGGCAAGCCAGCTTTTGGTGGCATCTTGTGTTCGCTCTACTGAGGCCAGAAAGAGGGTGTTCACAGACATCAGTTGCATTTTCAGTGACTTTGTTGATTCATGCAATGTTTCCAGGCCCCCAACTATTGATATGCAGACTTACATTGATCTGCTCAATGATGTACTTGCTGCCCGTACACCTACTGGTTCGTACATTTCGCCAGAAGCTTCGGCCACTTTTATTGATGTTGGTCTGGTTAAGTCTTTGACTCGAACCCTTGAGGTGTTGGATATGGATCATTCTGACTCCCCTAAACTTGTAACTGCACTCATCAAAGCTTTGGAGTTGGTGACCAAGGAACATGTTAACACAGTGGAGTCTAATACTGGGAAGAGTGAGAATTCAACAAAACCTCCTGTGCAAAGTCAATTAGGTAGAGCGGAGAATATTGTCGATATATCCCAATCAACAGAAACTGTGCCCCAATCTAATCACGATTCTGTGTCAGTTGACCATGTCGAACCATTTAATGAGGTGCAAAATTTTGGTCGATCTGAAGCTGTTGCAGATGATATGGAACATGACCAAGATCTTGATGGTGGTTTTGCCCCTGCTAATGAGGATGACTATATGCAGGAAACTTCTGAGGAAATAAGGGGTCTTGAAAATGGCATGGATACTGTTGGAATACGATTTGAAATACAGCCTCATGGACAAGAAACTCTAGATGAAGATGAGATGTCTGGGGATGATGGTGATGAAGCAGATGAGGATGAGGACGATGATGAGGACGATGAAGATGATGAAGAGCATAATGATCTAGAAGAGGATGAAGTGCATCACTTGCCACATCCTGACACTGATCAAGATGATCATGATATTGATGATGATGAGTTTGAAGAAGAACTATTGGAGGAGGAGGATGAAGATGAGGAGGAAGATGAGGATGGGGTTATACTACGGCTGGAGGAGGGGATCAATGGGATAAATGTTTTTGATCATATTGAAGTTTTTGGTAGAGAACATAGTTCCCCAAATGAAACTCTTCATGTGATGCCAGTTGAAGTTTTTGGTTCTAGACGTCAGGGCCGAACTACATCCATTTACAGTCTCCTTGGTAGAAGTGGGGACAGTGCTGCTCCCTCACGCCATCCCCTTCTAGTTGGTCCTTCCACATTGCACTCAGCCTCTGGAAGACAATCAGGTGAGTTCCTTTGCTAGTTGGTTTTTTTGCCGCTTTGGTTTTACTATTTATGCTTGGTATGCTCGACATTCCCACCTGATTGCATATTTGGATTTTAATGTTGACATGATATTCTCACACCATCTTGTCTTTCTATGCAGATAATGCTCGTGATGTGGTCTTGTCAGATAGGAATTTGGAGAGTACTTCATCTCAGCTTGATAGTATCTTCCGTTCACTAAGGAATGGGCGTCATGCACACCGTATGAACTTGTGGAGTGATGATAACCCGCAAAGTGGTGGATCTAGTGCATCTGTACCTCAAGGCCTTGAGGAGTTGCTTGTTACTCAGTTGAGGCGACCAGCTCCTGAGAAGTCCTCTGATCAGAATACATCAACAGCAGAACCTAAAAGCAATGGCGAGGCTGGTCAGTTACCTGGACCAGGTGCAGCACAGCCTGATACACCTGTGGAAAACAATGTGAACAATGGGAGCAGCAATGTACCTCCTCTCTCTTCTGTAGCAGTGGGCAGATCTGGCAATATTGAAATGAGACCAGTAATAAGTGATTCTCATTCTCATTCACAGTCTGTTGAAATGCAGTTTGAACAGAATGATGCTACAGTCCGAGATGTTGAAGCTGTTAGTCAAGAAAGTAGTGGGAGTGGGGCAACTTTGGGGGAAAGCCTTCGGAGCCTAGATGTTGAAATTGGAAGTGCTGATGGCCATGATGATGGTGGAGAAAGACAAGGTTCAGCAGATAGAATGCATTTGGATTCACAGGCAAGTCGGATGAGAAGAACTAATGTTTCTTTTGGGAATGCCACAGCTGTAAGTGGGAGAGATGCATCACTTCATAGTGTTACTGAAGTCTCGGAAAATTCTAGTAGAGAAGCAGAACAAGATGGTCCAGCAGTGGAGCAGCAAATCAGTGGTGAGGCTGGTTCTGGATCAATTGATCCAGCATTCTTGGATGCCCTTCCAGAGGAGTTGCGAGCAGAAGTTCTTTCTGCTCAACAGGGTCAAGTGGCCCAACCTTCAAATGCTGAACCACAAAACACTGGGGATATTGATCCAGAATTCCTTGCAGCCCTTCCTCCGGACATTCGAGCAGAGGTTTTAGCACAACAGCAAGCACAAAGGCTTCATCAGTCTCATGAACTGGAAGGTCAACCAGTTGAAATGGACACAGTTTCCATAATAGCAACATTTCCTTC
The sequence above is a segment of the Manihot esculenta cultivar AM560-2 chromosome 5, M.esculenta_v8, whole genome shotgun sequence genome. Coding sequences within it:
- the LOC110615443 gene encoding E3 ubiquitin-protein ligase UPL2 isoform X2, producing MATIRSSLPSRLRQLFSGESVIGPSIKLDSEPPPKIKAFIDKVIQSPLQDIAIPLSGFRWEYSKGNFHHWRPLFLHFDTYFKTYLSTRNDLLLSDSVSENDSPFPKQAVLQILRVMQIILENCHAKSSFDGIEHFKLLLASTDPEVLIATLETLSALVKINPSKLHGSGKLVGCGSVNSYLLSLAQGWGSKEEGLGLYSCVMTNERSQEEGLCLFPSEVENDHDKSQYRIGSTLYFELHGSGAESTREISDNANSSSLRVIHIPDLHLRKEDDLLLMKQCIEEYNVPPDLRFSLLTRIRYARAFRSPRVCRMYSRICLLAFIVLVQSSDANDELTSFFANEPEYTNELIRIVRSEETVPGTIRTLAMLALGAQLAAYSASHERARILSGSSISFAVGNRMILLNVLQRAVLSLRNSNDPSSLAFVEALLQFYLLHIVSSSASGSNVRGSGMVPTFLPLLEDSEPNHMHLVYLAVKALQKLMDYSNSAVSLLRELGGVELLAQRLQIEVHRIIGLAGENENSMVIAECSRYTDEHIYCQKRLIKVLLKALGSATYAPTNNTRSLNSHDSSLPSTLSLIYGNADKFGGDIYYSAVTVMSEIIHKDPTCFPALHEMGLPDAFLSSVVAGLLPSSKALTCVPNGLGAICLNAKGLEAVKETSALHFLVDIFTSKKYVLAMNEAIVPLANAVEELLRHVSSLRGTSVDIIIEIIDRIASFGDNSFAGSSGKISGNTEMEMDSADKENDEHCCLVDEGDLGAEGVSNEQFIQLCIFHLMVLLHRTMENSETCRLFVEKLGIESLLKLLLRPSIVQSSEGMSIALHSTMVFKGFTQHHSATLARAFCSSLRDHLKKALTGLGANSGSFLLDPRITPDGEIFSSLFLVEFLLFLAASKDNRWVTALLTEFGNGSKDVLEDIGSVHREVLWQIALLEDAKLEVEEDGTGSGSGSGSELQQSELNANETEEQRFNSLRQFLDPLLRRRTSGWSIESQFFDLINLYRDLGGAIWVPQRSSADSPSNRFGSIHHSHHSETSDAAGTSSKKEYDKQRSYYTSCCDMVRSLSFHITRLFQELGKAMLLPSRRRDDTVNVSPSSKVVAGTFASISLGHMNFGGHASPGSEISISTKCRYFGKVIDFIDGILLDRPDSCNPILLNCLYGHGVVQSVLTTFEATSQLLFAVNRAPASPMETDDENVKQNDKEDADHSWIYGPLASYGKLMDHLVTSSFILSPFTKHLLAQPLANGALPFPRDAETFVKVLQSMVLKAVLPVWTHPQLTDCSSDFISTFLSIIRHVYSGVEVKNVNNTPSARITGPPPNETAISTIVEMGFSRSRAEEALRQVGSNSVELAMEWLFSHPEETQEDDELARALAMSLGNSESDTKEDDVNANGQQLEEEMVQLPPVDELLSTCVKLLQVKEPLAFPVHDLLVLICSQSDGQYRSTVISFILDQVKDRNLTSDGRNSTMLSALFHVLALILHEDALARDIALKDGLVKIVSDLLAQWNNALVDKENHQVPKWVTTAFLAIDRLLQVDQKLNSEIFERLKSDDISSKQTSISIDEDKQNRLQSALRSPTEKIEAEEQKRLIRIACHCIKKQLPSETMHAVLQLCSTLTRSHFIAVCFLEAEGVSSLLNLPTSSLFPGFDNIAATIIRHVLEDPQTLQQAMESEIKHSLVAAANRHSNGRVTPRNFLLNLSSVISRDPMIFIQAAKSVCQVEMVGDRPYIVLLKDREKDKSKEKDKEKDKALEKDKLHTNDGKATLGNTNTLVSGNVHGKLHDLNSKSAKVHRKSPQSFITVIELLLDVVSSFVPPSKDDAVVGASSTDMDVDFAAIKGKGKAIATVPEDNETSSQEASAVLAKIVFILKLLTEIVLMYSSSVHVLLRRDAEVSSCRVPHVRGSTGLCTGGIFHHILHKFIPYSRILKKERKLDGDWRHKLATRASQLLVASCVRSTEARKRVFTDISCIFSDFVDSCNVSRPPTIDMQTYIDLLNDVLAARTPTGSYISPEASATFIDVGLVKSLTRTLEVLDMDHSDSPKLVTALIKALELVTKEHVNTVESNTGKSENSTKPPVQSQLGRAENIVDISQSTETVPQSNHDSVSVDHVEPFNEVQNFGRSEAVADDMEHDQDLDGGFAPANEDDYMQETSEEIRGLENGMDTVGIRFEIQPHGQETLDEDEMSGDDGDEADEDEDDDEDDEDDEEHNDLEEDEVHHLPHPDTDQDDHDIDDDEFEEELLEEEDEDEEEDEDGVILRLEEGINGINVFDHIEVFGREHSSPNETLHVMPVEVFGSRRQGRTTSIYSLLGRSGDSAAPSRHPLLVGPSTLHSASGRQSDNARDVVLSDRNLESTSSQLDSIFRSLRNGRHAHRMNLWSDDNPQSGGSSASVPQGLEELLVTQLRRPAPEKSSDQNTSTAEPKSNGEAGQLPGPGAAQPDTPVENNVNNGSSNVPPLSSVAVGRSGNIEMRPVISDSHSHSQSVEMQFEQNDATVRDVEAVSQESSGSGATLGESLRSLDVEIGSADGHDDGGERQGSADRMHLDSQASRMRRTNVSFGNATAVSGRDASLHSVTEVSENSSREAEQDGPAVEQQISGEAGSGSIDPAFLDALPEELRAEVLSAQQGQVAQPSNAEPQNTGDIDPEFLAALPPDIRAEVLAQQQAQRLHQSHELEGQPVEMDTVSIIATFPSDLREEVLLTSSDAILANLTPALVAEANMLRERFAHRYHNRTLFGMYPRSRRGESSRRGEGIGYSLERAGVASRRSMTAKLVEADGSPLVETESLQAMIRVLRIVQPLYKGPLQRLLLNLCAHGETRTALVKILMDMLMLDTKPANYLNASEPSYRLYACQSNVMYSRPQSFDGVPPLVSRRVLETLTYLARNHPYVAKILLQFRLPLSALQQHEKNFDQSRGKAVMMVEEYGTDVKQFHEGHISIALLLSLLNQPLYSRSIAHLEQLLNLLEVIIDSAECKPSLSDKSGAAIEQPSAPQNSSSDSKTNMEVGSASSGVAASSSVAIDSSKTMAPGANNECDAQSVLLNLPQAELRLLCSFLAREGLRIFSHA